The DNA window tatagtaagactctgtttcaaacaaaacaaaaacccaccattattacttaatttaaaaataagattttacaactggatgtggtggcacacgcctttaatctaagtactcaggaggcagagacaggctgaacTCTGAGCTcgaggccaatctgatctacagagtgagttccaggacaaccagggctacacagagaaaccctgtctcaaaaaaaaaaaaaaaaaaagattttattatttatgtgtgtctgtgtaggggtTCAAGTGGTCcccaaggaggccaaaagaaAGCACTGACTCCCCTGGAGCCAGCCACCTGATGtcggtgctggggaccaaactcaggttctctaaaAAATCAGGACGTGCCCTCAACTGTGGAGCCGAATCTCCAGGctcaattcatttttttaatttcacaacaCACTCAGAATAGTTCCAGAATAATGCCAACACTACTGTCAATGATAATGAgtactttaaaatacttttgcagtagctgggcacagtggcctattcctataatcccagcaccatcAGGATGATTGTGTCCATCTTGAGACCTATCTGGtcaacacagtgagttctaggccagcccaggACTGTGCATGTAACAACACCATTTCAAAACAAcaatgattttctttaaaaaaaaaaatacttttttaaaaaaattttatgtctatgtgtgtgtgagctagagtgtatgtatgtgtacatgtgtgtgcagaagccGTCAGAGGTCAGCcaagagcattggatcccctggaactggagtgagttAGTCATGAGCTGTAACGCggatgctggaaatggaacccaggtcctccgtaggagcagcaagtgctcttaaccactgaaccatctctccagcctcaaggaaaaaaaaaagattttttttgtactTACTTTTGGTTTTAGAGTATGTGCCACGTTGCATATTACAGACAAATTATTATGTCTTAAAGCCACTTGATTAGTTTAGTGTGGGGGGGGCGTTTTATAGACTAAAAGTTCTTGTGATGTAGGCTTGtgaggtggttcagcaggtaCAGGGACCTGCCACCAAACTGGGGCCCACATTTTGGGAGGGGAGCTGACATCTACAtgggtacacacagacacacacacacacacacacacacacacacacagacacacacacacacacacacacacacacacacacacacacacggcgggggggggggtactaAAAAGTCATGGTATGGTCTTCCATAGttgagaaaaaaaactaaattgaTTATAAAAACATGCCCGCATGTTCTCACCCCTTCTCTCTTGCggactgtgtgtttgtatgcgtACCTGGACCTGCAGGCTGGACGGGGTGTAGGGTTGCCAGGGCCTCCAGCCCTGGTGACACCATTTGTAAGCAGTCCTGTGCAGCTTTTCCTTAGCTGAGGGGTGGTGACCGCAGAAATGCCCAGGTGCAAAAACAGGACATGAATAGATTCCTTGGTTCTATTAATATCTTCAGAAAGTCAGACTCTCTTCTCTCCCCGTTCATCCTCCCAACTCCCCTTCCCCACTTGTGGTCTCCAGAAACGTCTGCTCTGATCCTTCTCCTCTGTTACTGTCCCCCGACTCCTTGCTCTGCCTCTGTTACTGTGTCCCCGcagcccccccaacacacacaaccCAGAAACTTGTGACTTGTGTGTGTATTgatgagggggagggaggggggattgTTGCACAAACTAGCATCATGGAAACGGTGGAGATGGGATAGACAGCTGCAGAGATCCGAGCCGGACAGACTGAATAAACCCTCCTCCCAAACAACTGTGCTCTCGGATTTCTTCTCTGGACAGCTGGGCCTTTCGGCTTCTGAAATACTtggcagagatgggggagggtCTCTGAACTGTGCTTGCTGTCCATCTTCAAAGCCAAACACCTCTACATACCACACATGGAAACCCAATGGGTTACTCGGTACAGCAAGGATAAGAGCAATAAACGAGAGGCATTCCCTGCCATTTTTGAGGGCCAGGAGCTCCTTACTGAGAATGCGGGAGGACCGGAGTGGTACGGAAGGTAGACCATACAAGCTGGACGTGGATCTCTGAATTGGCTGTCTCtttattctctccctcccttggtACCCAACATTCCATATTCCATCCATTCTGCTTATCGTAAATACTCCCTGCCTTCACTCCTGCACCCTACTGCCACCGATGTCCCTGGAATTTTGGACTTAGCTATTTTTAAAACTGTCAGCTCAGTAGCCACCCCCCTCCTGCTCTCAGCTGTCCAGTACTCGGGCCAGCCATAtactctcccttccccctccccccacaccaaACCTTCTCTGGCTCTCTGACCTCGGTGAGATTGCAGCCAGTCTGGGGAACTGGGAGAGacatggagaaagagatgggggaccCCTGGCTGCAGCAGACCAACAGAACAGGCGACTGTGGCTGGAGAGTCGGGTATCCGAGTAATGTTTGACCTCGGGAAACAGTAAGTCCAGACAAAACTGCAATTGCTTTGATAAGCGTTTGGGTTGAGGCTAGAATTTCATAAAATTACAGACATCTGTCCTGAAAACTAAGATTTCTCCTTAGCAAGTATCCCATCgccactcctcctgcctcatggTTTTGGTTTCCAAGCCATGTCTACTTGAAGCTTAGTGTGGCCTCTTCTCTGGCCCTCTTACTGTACTGCACTAAGCCttttggggtgtggggtgtggggtgtggggacagtgctgaggactgaacccagggccttgagcgtctaccactgagttacactccCAGGGCCACCTCAAGACCTCTCAGACCTCCTGCAGGACTCTCCCAACTCACAGACTTACTCCAAAGAGGGGCCAGGAGAAAGGGAGACAGACCCTCTCCAATACCTGTCCCCCTCAAAAAGCCAGGAACTTCTGGATTTgcaaagtgtgtgtgtaggggggtagATAATAGAAAGAGTTGCCCTTCAGTCAGTCTTGACAAACACACGGACTGTTGGTCGACCAggcaaaaacaaatattaatctGAATGCTTGGTTTGTGTCCTGTCCTGTGAGAGAAGGATCATAAGGCCAGCCCTCTGGAACGGCTAAGAGACTGGCTCCCTTTTCATTGGAAATATGACATTCTAGAAGGCACTGGTCTACAGTGTTTGCCCTCTGTGCCCTTCTAAGATGATGAAGAAGTGGCGGGTGGTTGAGATGGTCAGGACCTCACTTTCCCCAGGAATTCCTCCACTTCTGACACATCTGCTATTCGGTAGTCGGGATGGGGCAATACAGTGGACTCTGTCCCCTGAGGTCATTCACCCTTCCCTCCACCCCCGCCCAGCGGTGTTGCACAAGGGACCTGAAGGTGACAGGGCCCAGAGGCTCACCAGCCACACTCACCTCACATCTGGAAGCCTCCAACTTCCTGAGCTCGCCTGTGTAATTCTTGTCTTGATCTCCCCAGATTCTCTCCACACCACCTAGACCTGTCTTCCGCCCTTCTCTTCCCCCAAACCCAGTCAAATTTCTTTTTTCCAGTCACAGAACTGCCGGTCGAAACTCACTAGGTGGGAGGTTCATCAGCTGGGAAGAATCGGCGCCTGGGGGGGATCTGGCTGGATAGGTATGGGGGATCGAGGCCAAGcccctagtccccggtccccccatgGCAGCCCCCCAGCTCTAAGCACCCTCActctcctgctgctcctctgtGGACAGGGTAAGGAAGGGTTGGCCACATCTAGAGGACAGGCTGCCGGGTAGGGGTGGGCGTGTGAGCACGTGTGAGTGAGGGGGGATGAGTGCTGAGCCCCAGTCCCTCGCTCGCCAGCGCTGAAAGAGGCCTGTCTTGTTTCCCATTTAACCGGAGGAAGACTACAGATGGAGTCCTTGGACCCCAGAGATAAGAGGTCTGACCGGCTTACACGATTTTTAGTATAGAAAAcgagggagccgggcggtggtggtgcatgcctttgatcccagcacacgggaggccgagccaggtgtatctctgtgagttcgaggccagcctgggctacagagcgagctccaggacaggcaccaaaactacacagtgaaaccctgtctcgaagaaggAGGCGAGGAGTAGGAGTCTGAAGGCTGGGGCTGGGAAAGCGCCCACCAGAGTGGTAGGAATGGCTGGGATGGAGGATGCCTTTTGGCAATTTGGCGCGTCCTGGACTTGGGTAGAACCTGAGTCTGGGCACCGTCTCACTGTCCTCTCCCTTCCGTCCTCAGCTCACTCCCAGTGCAAGATCCTCCGCTGCAATGCCGAGTACGTCTCGTCCACTCTGAGCCTTCGGGAAGGGGGCTCATCGGGCACGCCGCGTGGAGGCGGCCGTGGTGGGCTGGCCTCGGGTGGCTTGTGTCGCGCCCTGCGCTCCTATGCGCTCTGCACTCGGCGCACGGCCCGCACCTGCCGCGGGGACCTCGCCTTCCACTCGGCGGTGCACGGCATCGAGGACCTCATGATCCAGCACAACTGCTCCCGCCAGGGCCCCacggccccgcccccggcccggGGCCCCTCCCTTCCCGGAGCTGGCCCCGACCCCCCGACCCCGGACCCCTGCGACTATGAGGCCCGGTTTTCCCGGCTGCACGGACGGGCCCCGGGCTTCTTGCATTGCGCCTCCTTCGGGGACCCCCACGTGCGCAGCTTCCACCACCACTTTCACACATGCCGTGTCCAAGGAGCCTGGCCCCTGCTGGATAACGATTTCCTTTTTGTCCAGGCCACCAGCTCCCCCGTGGCATCGGGGGCCAACGCTACCACCACCCGGAAGGTCAGGGATTCAATTTTCCTCCTAACCCACTTTCTGAAGTCCTCTCGCGGTCCACTCGTCATCCCACTCCTGGGGCTATAGCCGTAGATATCCACCCAGCTCCTGGTTCCTTCTCTTCCCCAAACATGCCTCCCATCTTGAATGGCTTCCTCCTAATAAGCATTGGCTCTTGTAAATCAGTTCCTCTCGATAGGAATGTTATTCAAATGCAGGTAACACTGAAGACGAAGCTGGGGTGGCAGCCAGGACTAGCAGAGCTGAGGAGTCAGAAGGGACATTTTATTTTCGTTGGGAGTTGCTGAgattgagacaaaaaaaaaaaaaaaaattgagcgaGGGGTTGAATAGGGGTCAGGTACTATTGGAAGGCAATAGGGGATGGGATGAAGGATGAGGACCGTGAAGACACCCTGCATCTGCTGGAGTCAGATCCCTGACAGTATATGCTATTTTCCCTTTTGCCCGCACAGATCACCATCATATTTAAGAACATGCAGGAATGCATTGACCAGAAAGTCTACCAGGCCGAGGTGGACAATCTTCCTGCAGCCTTTGAAGACGGCTCTGTCAACGGAGGCGACAGACCCGGGGGCTCGAGTCTGTCCATTCGAACCGCTAACCCCGGGAGCCATGTGGAGATCCGAGCTGCCTACATTGGGACGACTATAATCATTCGACAGACCGCTGGACAGCTCTCCTTCTCCATCAGGGTCGCCGAGGACGTGGCGCGGGCCTTCTCCGCCGAGCAGGACCTGCAGCTGTGTGTCGGGGGATGCCCTCCGAGTCAGCGACTCTCTCGCTCGGAGCGCAACCGGCGCGGGGCTCTAGCCGTAGATACTGCCAGAAGGCTGTGTAAGGAGGGCCTTCCCGTTGAAGACGCCTACTTCCAGTCCTGCGTCTTTGATGTTTCAGTCTCTGGTGACCCCAACTTTACTGTGGCAGCCCAGACAGCTCTGGATGATGCCCGAGTCTTCTTGCCGGATTTAGAGAAATTACATCTTTTCCCCTCAGATGCGGGgcctcctctctccccagccaCCTTCCTAGTGCCGCTTCTCTCAGGCCTCTTTGTTCTGTGGTTTGGCATTCAGTAAGTAGGCCAGCAGCCCCGTGACTAGCTTGGAAATGATCTGAGGGTAGAGGTTGGTGTGAGAAGACACAAAGATGTGCCGAAGGAAGTAAGTGGGGACAGGGAGATACAGGAGACAGTGACACCCACCTGGAGTCAGATGAGGCTGCAATCCAGGGCTGAAATGATCCTAGAACAAGGATTCTGGGCCAGGGTTTTGCATTCCAGACCTTGGTAGGGGGTCTTCACCATGAATTTCCCCGGTCCCGTCTGTAGTAAGCTGATTATTCCACTCCACGTACACCTGATGTCACTCTGCAAGCCTGGAGACTGTGAGAGTGCTAATGGCCAGCAAAATATTGAAGGGCTGAGCGCTCTTAAAGGCGGGAGCTAAGAAAAGGAAGACGTGATTATCTATAAGACAGtggaaagaggaaaataattAGGGAAAGCTTTTGGGTTCAGAAATGAAGCAGGCATTGTCCAGCTCTCAGACAAAGGAAGTCAGCCTTTGGAGACTAGTACCAATACAGAAACTGGCATCCCCACCCCTTACTAATCCATTATTAAAGCTCTAAATTCCCCACACTGTCCTCTGTCACCTGTGTTGAATCCCCTTACAGATGTGTGACATGGAGTTGAGACAATGTGTTCACTTCCACTGGAAGAAGTCTCAGAGTTCTCAGCCATTGGATCTGCCCTTTTGGAGTTCACAGGCTATTATTACACAAAACTGATTCACAGAAGGGAATCatgagtattattattatttattattatcatttttttttaattttccatggagcctcatgtagcccaggctggcctcgaactgctGGTCTGACTGTCTGTACTCCTCAAGGGCTGAAGCTGAAGTGCACCTATGTCCCGGAGCATGTAATTCCTCACCCTTTGGTGAGGCCTTTGGATTCATGTGGGGAGATGGTGGTTGAGAACCAGAGTACTGAGCAGTAATGAAAGACACAGAGACGGCACTGTGAGCTGTGTAGGGTCTGAACAGTTCAGGGCTTTGCAGGAAGTGAAAACCGTGGGGAGTTATCCACAGAGTCACCAGTATCGAGGAAACGAGTGGAACTCGGAGGGCAAGCATGGAGTCACGAGAGAGAAGGCCTAGATAGGCTGAAGGAATTACAGAGCGCCACGGGAGTGGGGCCGCAGAGTTCAAACTGATCACGAACATTTATGTAGAACTTAAAATCTGCCAGGCAATGTTATCAACACTTAAAAAATGTGcaatagggactggagagatggctcagtggttaagagcactgactgcctttccaaaggtcctgagttctgttcctagcaaccacatggtggctcacaaccacccgtaatgagatctggtgcccccttctggcctgcagggacacatgcaggcagaatactgtatatgtaataaaaaaaaaataaatcttaaaaagaaaatttttatttttaataaaaataaataaatcttaaaaagaaaaaatgtgcaATAAAGTTATAAACACATTAAAGatgcatggagctggagagatggctcacagttgagagaacttactgttcttgcagagagctcaggttctgttcccagcacccacagtgctAACAATGGTCtacaactccagatccagggcatctgacatatCTTCAGGCCTCCTCGGCACCTgaaggcacatggtgcacacaagtccatgcaggcacacacatacacatacattttttaagatcttaaatatgtatttatgcatTAAGGACTAGGCAGTAGCTCAGTAATAGAGCACTGGAGGAGCAGGcacaagggcctgggtttgatcgcTAGtactgcaaaataataataacaataataacaattctTTCAGCTtgctgtggtggcacattccagtaatctcagcactcagaaaatggaagcagaaggatcaggagttcaaggtcatccttagctatatatgaagttcaaggccagcctgggctacgtgaaatcctgtttcaaccttccttCTCAAAACTAAACTAAGTAATGGTGCTTATTATTCATAACTCTCTAAGAAAGACAGTATTCTTCTATCTGTATTTATCACTCCATACACAGATAGAAATGGAgcgatcaaaggcatgcaccatcacacccagctcagaAACCTAACTCTTAACCACTCCAGCATATTGCTGAGGAGACAGAGTAATGAAGGATTGTGATTGTGGAGCCAGGCATGACGGACCCAAAaggtttagggtctcaagtgggcaccccaagaacccagactccagtccagttgatgcaatagCACAAGGTTTTTATTGAAGCAACTGTACAgatgggcaaactctgctcctaagagcaagagccgcatcttactgcagccacatggggggttttaaaggaaaaacccacaaaaaccacaagattacaattctcatacaatttcatttcacaagaacatggtctgatcacagaatgggtacagtcacgtctgcatgcacattcttcctgaaacctcaaggggggtatcagggcgggagtggagtttacacaaaggtcacagtggtccttcctggaacacctgcaactatcccagtcacagttgagcacatctcttaacagaaatctttttacattgttacattgtggcaggggtggttgaacaatgattgagtcagcttgcccctggaactagatttttagtttctcatttcctggggcttggggggggtGTGtgagcctgaagggttagggtctttcaggaAGAGCAGGACTGAGGCTGTGGATGCCACTACAAAAGCTCccttctggccaggcagtggtgctgcacgcctttaatcccagcccttggaaggcagaggcaggcagatctctgcgagtttgagaccagcttggtctacaaagagttctaggacagccacagttacacagagaaaccctgtctcgaaaaaacaaaacaaaacaaaatgtgcccTCCTTTTCTCAAGTGTTGGGAAAGGTAAACAAGCTCAAAGCAATCCGGTTTGTAGAGGAGAGACTAAGGAGAGAAGGTACGCTATTTGGGGTACTAACCAAATAGGAAGGTGGTGATTCCACACTTAGTGTCTCAGCCTTCCCTTTCAGGTACCCCACGGTCTGGGGTCTCCTCTCTCTGACCTGCTCACACATTCGCTGTCATCCTCTGTAGCTCTGGGTCCCACTCTCCTGA is part of the Peromyscus eremicus chromosome 6, PerEre_H2_v1, whole genome shotgun sequence genome and encodes:
- the Hjv gene encoding hemojuvelin, coding for MGDRGQAPSPRSPHGSPPALSTLTLLLLLCGQAHSQCKILRCNAEYVSSTLSLREGGSSGTPRGGGRGGLASGGLCRALRSYALCTRRTARTCRGDLAFHSAVHGIEDLMIQHNCSRQGPTAPPPARGPSLPGAGPDPPTPDPCDYEARFSRLHGRAPGFLHCASFGDPHVRSFHHHFHTCRVQGAWPLLDNDFLFVQATSSPVASGANATTTRKITIIFKNMQECIDQKVYQAEVDNLPAAFEDGSVNGGDRPGGSSLSIRTANPGSHVEIRAAYIGTTIIIRQTAGQLSFSIRVAEDVARAFSAEQDLQLCVGGCPPSQRLSRSERNRRGALAVDTARRLCKEGLPVEDAYFQSCVFDVSVSGDPNFTVAAQTALDDARVFLPDLEKLHLFPSDAGPPLSPATFLVPLLSGLFVLWFGIQ